Proteins encoded in a region of the Zea mays cultivar B73 chromosome 4, Zm-B73-REFERENCE-NAM-5.0, whole genome shotgun sequence genome:
- the LOC100191636 gene encoding uncharacterized protein LOC100191636 — protein sequence MEPGQSGTEQASPRGNDWEVVQLTASAYAAAPAPRKPEPSDEAEAKRYGAKGDDLAAGLLMSGHFSVSQSEVESLLVGADTKEPPPKDKEEPCEHTKLLEDDVPTIPFDDGKALKGMGLVGEEPAGFSSPVYSSITESRSDKRSEEPTTLHSFNPVTGSTKVVSPDEQSEPAAGSGSGSGSGPREAWWKKQLLSLYRNAKESKHLWPIVATTAALVGLAYLGRRWHKGRLQFQLLKISPSTNKEKISDAVGPLNRINDILVAGNHPSHGVHGHARAG from the exons ATGGAGCCTGGCCAGAGCGGGACTGAGCAGGCCTCTCCACGCGGGAACGATTGGGAGGTCGTGCAGCTCACCGCGTCCGCATACGCCGCCGCGCCCGCTCCGAGGAAGCCCGAGCCCTCCGACGAAGCGGAAGCTAAGAGATACGGCGCAAAGGGGGACGATCTAGCCGCCGGCCTACTCATGTCCGGCCACTTCTCCGTGTCTCAGAGCGAGGTCGAGAGCCTCCTCGTAGGCGCCGACACCAAAGAACCACCGCCCAAGGACAAGGAGGAGCCTTGCGAGCATACTAAGCTGCTGGAGGACGACGTCCCCACCATCCCGTTCGATGACGGCAAGGCGCTGAAAGGCATGGGTCTGGTCGGGGAAGAGCCGGCCGGGTTCTCGTCGCCTGTCTACAGCTCCATCACGGAGAGCAGGAGTGACAAGAGGAGCGAGGAGCCTACTACTCTGCATAGTTTCAACCCCGTGACTGGCTCAACAAAGGTCGTCTCACCTGACGAGCAGAGCGAGCCTGCTGCTGGGTCTGGGTCCGGGTCTGGGTCAGGCCCGCGTGAAGCGtggtggaagaagcagcttctctCCCTTTACAGGAACGCCAAGGAGAGCAAGCATCTCTGGCCTATCGTCGCCACCACTGCTGCTTTGGTGGGCCTGGCGTATCTGGGGCGGCGCTGGCATAAGGGCAGGCTGCAGTTTCAGCTGCTCAAGATATCGCCTTCTACCAACAAGGAG AAAATCAGCGACGCGGTTGGACCGTTAAACCGCATCAACGACATTCTCGTTGCTGGCAACCACCCAAGTCACGGTGTCCATGGGCATGCCCGTGCAGGCTGA
- the LOC100282167 gene encoding rRNA 2'-O-methyltransferase fibrillarin 2, whose amino-acid sequence MRPPARGGRGGRGGRFDGGGRGGGGGGRGFGGGRGGRGDRGGRGGRTPRGGRGGGGRGGRGGGMKGGSKAVVVAHKHAGVFISKSKEDALCTKNMVPGESVYGEKRVSVQNEDGTKVEYRVWNPFRSKLAAAVLGGVDNIWIAPGTRVLYLGAASGTTVSHVSDIVGPDGLVYAVEFSHRSGRDLVNMAKKRTNVIPIIEDARHPARYRMLVGMVDVIFSDVAQPDQARILALNASYFLKNGGHFVISIKANCIDSTLPAEAVFAAEVEKLKADQFKPAEQVTLEPYERDHACVVGGYRVPKKQKATS is encoded by the exons ATGAGGCCACCGGCTAGAG GAGGACGTGGTGGGAGGGGTGGCAGGTTCGATGGCGGCGGCcgtgggggcggcggcggcggccgtgggTTTGGCGGTGGTAGAGGCGGGAGAGGGGACAGGGGAGGGAGAGGTGGCAGGACCCCCAGAGGCGGCCGTGGCGGCGGTGGCAGGGGTGGCCGCGGCGGTGGCATGAAGGGCGGGAGCAAGGCCGTCGTGGTGGCGCACAAGCACGCCGGTGTCTTCATCTCCAAGTCCAAGGAGGATGCGCTCTGCACCAAGAACATGGTCCCGGGAGAGTCCGTGTACGGAGAGAAGCGTGTCTCCGTTCAG AATGAGGATGGAACAAAAGTCGAATACAGGGTGTGGAACCCCTTCCGTTCCAAGCTGGCTGCTGCTGTGCTTGGTGGTGTTGACAACATCTGGATT GCTCCTGGTACCCGTGTGCTGTATCTTGGTGCTGCTTCTGGCACAACTGTATCTCATGTGTCTGATATTGTAGGGCCG GATGGTCTGGTCTACGCTGTTGAGTTCTCTCACAGGAGTGGAAGAGACCTTGTCAACATGGCAAAGAAGAGGACCAATGTGATCCCCATTATTGAGGATGCCAGGCATCCGGCAAGGTACCGGATGTTGGTTGGCATGGTTGATGTTATCTTCTCTGATGTTGCACAGCCAGACCAG GCTAGGATCTTAGCACTTAATGCTTCATACTTCTTGAAGAACGGTGGCCACTTTGTCATTTCAATCAAG GCTAACTGCATCGACTCCACCCTGCCTGCTGAGGCCGTGTTTGCAGCGGAAGTGGAGAAGCTCAAGGCGGATCAGTTCAAGCCCGCGGAGCAGGTGACGTTGGAGCCCTACGAGCGTGACCATGCATGTGTTGTGGGTGGGTACAGGGTGCCCAAGAAGCAGAAGGCCACCTCTTAG